A region from the Hypericibacter adhaerens genome encodes:
- a CDS encoding DUF2264 domain-containing protein, with protein sequence MSLLALAMQNQVIRAGGQPLRLGAWRAHDSELQRRFSDAGAAEESNHVWLFRYLLTGFLEWRSADGARAFYPGLPSNHGADLDAIEGFSRFAPLIGAWLAAGRSSTVETLEGKPIDLPALLLEGFTAGTDPGGPGYWGVPTKTDQRICEAADIALALWLSRDAVWPGLDSAQQGRIFDWLGVLASLRVHDNNWHLFTVIIVLTLAKLEAGTLPPGGRTHYARVREFHLGQGWFADGNPLQIDYYNAWGFHYPLFWVGELAPQLDPTFLATCLQEFAAGYKFLISPRGLPMIGRSVTYRLAVPAPLIAAQRRYPDVIAPGLARRALAAVWAHFVACGALRAGIVTQGYEASEPALLDPYSGPASPLWSLRSLILALYEPSSAPFWTAPLQPLPIEEKDYTLSLPPIGWEIEGRRSTGEIVIRRSGEIAEDPFIPAPVPARWHPLFGRPLPRPANFRARYLRREYSSAQPFWRNPA encoded by the coding sequence ATGAGCTTGCTCGCGCTGGCCATGCAGAACCAGGTGATCCGGGCCGGTGGCCAACCGTTGCGCCTGGGCGCGTGGCGCGCGCACGACAGCGAGCTGCAGCGGCGGTTCTCGGATGCCGGGGCTGCGGAGGAGAGCAACCATGTCTGGCTTTTTCGCTATCTCCTGACCGGCTTCCTCGAATGGCGCTCGGCCGATGGCGCGCGGGCCTTCTATCCCGGCCTGCCCAGCAATCACGGCGCCGATCTCGATGCGATCGAAGGCTTCAGCCGCTTCGCGCCTCTGATCGGCGCCTGGCTTGCCGCGGGGCGGTCCTCGACGGTCGAGACGCTGGAGGGAAAGCCCATCGATCTGCCGGCGCTGCTGCTCGAGGGTTTCACGGCCGGCACCGATCCCGGCGGTCCCGGCTATTGGGGCGTTCCGACCAAAACCGATCAGCGGATCTGCGAGGCCGCCGATATCGCGCTTGCGCTATGGCTGTCGCGCGACGCGGTCTGGCCGGGGCTCGACAGCGCGCAGCAAGGCCGCATCTTCGACTGGCTCGGCGTCCTCGCCTCGCTCAGGGTCCATGACAACAACTGGCATCTCTTCACCGTCATCATCGTGTTGACGCTGGCGAAGCTCGAGGCCGGGACCCTGCCGCCCGGCGGGCGGACTCACTATGCCCGGGTGCGGGAGTTTCATCTGGGCCAGGGCTGGTTCGCGGATGGGAACCCGCTGCAGATCGACTATTACAACGCCTGGGGATTCCATTATCCCCTCTTCTGGGTCGGAGAGCTGGCGCCCCAGCTCGATCCCACCTTCCTGGCGACCTGCCTCCAGGAATTCGCGGCGGGCTACAAGTTCCTCATCTCGCCCCGGGGACTGCCCATGATCGGCCGCAGCGTGACCTACCGCTTGGCCGTGCCGGCGCCGCTGATCGCCGCGCAGCGCCGGTATCCGGACGTCATCGCGCCGGGCCTGGCACGCCGGGCCCTGGCGGCGGTGTGGGCGCATTTCGTGGCTTGCGGCGCGTTGCGCGCCGGAATCGTGACGCAAGGCTACGAAGCCTCGGAACCCGCCCTGCTCGATCCCTACTCCGGACCGGCGAGCCCGCTCTGGTCGCTGCGCTCGCTGATCCTGGCACTCTATGAGCCGTCTTCGGCCCCGTTCTGGACCGCGCCGCTGCAACCGCTGCCGATCGAGGAGAAGGACTACACCCTCTCTCTCCCGCCGATCGGATGGGAGATCGAGGGCCGCCGATCGACCGGCGAGATCGTCATTCGGCGCAGCGGGGAAATCGCGGAGGATCCCTTCATCCCCGCTCCCGTTCCGGCGCGCTGGCACCCCCTGTTCGGCCGGCCATTGCCCCGGCCGGCCAATTTCCGGGCGCGCTATCTCCGGCGCGAATACAGCTCCGCCCAGCCGTTCTGGCGAAACCCGGCCTAG
- a CDS encoding ABC transporter ATP-binding protein, which produces MSDASRASGPILRLQDVKRGFGAGATRIEVILGASLEVARGEMVAMIGPSGSGKSTLLHICGLLEPAEAGRIEIAGHDAAAMSESERTAVRRMTIGFVYQYHHLLPEFSALENIVIPQMIAGTRRRVAEARARELLGQVGLSQRERHRPAELSGGEQQRVAIARALANKPALLLADEPTGNLDPHTAGDVFALLARLVHELGLAALIATHNLDLAARMDRIITIRDGELGRA; this is translated from the coding sequence ATGAGTGACGCCTCGCGCGCATCGGGACCCATCCTGCGGCTGCAGGATGTGAAGCGCGGCTTCGGTGCGGGTGCCACGCGCATCGAGGTGATCCTCGGCGCCAGCCTCGAGGTCGCCCGTGGCGAGATGGTGGCGATGATCGGCCCTTCCGGCTCGGGGAAATCGACGCTGCTCCATATCTGCGGCCTGCTCGAACCGGCCGAGGCGGGGCGGATCGAGATCGCGGGCCACGACGCGGCCGCCATGTCGGAATCCGAGCGCACGGCGGTGCGCCGCATGACCATCGGCTTCGTCTACCAGTACCATCACCTCCTGCCGGAATTCTCGGCGCTGGAGAACATCGTGATCCCGCAGATGATTGCGGGCACGCGCCGGCGCGTGGCGGAGGCGAGGGCGCGCGAGCTGCTGGGCCAAGTCGGCCTCTCCCAGCGCGAGCGCCACCGGCCGGCGGAGCTGTCGGGCGGCGAGCAGCAGCGGGTCGCGATCGCGCGCGCCCTGGCGAACAAGCCGGCGCTGCTGCTCGCGGACGAGCCCACGGGCAATCTCGATCCGCACACGGCGGGCGACGTGTTCGCGCTGCTGGCGCGGCTGGTGCACGAGCTGGGCCTGGCGGCGCTGATCGCCACGCACAATCTCGATCTGGCGGCACGGATGGACCGCATCATCACCATCCGCGACGGCGAGCTCGGCCGGGCCTAG
- a CDS encoding lipoprotein-releasing ABC transporter permease subunit, protein MFSAFERMMAMRYLRARRREGFISVIAGFSLLGIGLGVATLIIVMSVMNGFREELLSRILGINGHATVMAANGPILDYQGVADAIRGIPQIASVTPMIEGQVMMTAGEQAAGALVHGMDLEDLRKHKVIADHIVAGTLDDFHGTDVIALGSRLAARMGVSVGGQVTLVTPQGQTTLMGAIPRMKTYKVVALFDIGMYEYDSSFAYVPMEAAQLYFKLPQAVNALEVMVQNPDRMSAPLRELYIRLGSPYRIYDWQGANSSFFNAVQVERNVMFIILTLIIIVAAFNIISGQIMLVKDKGRAIAILRTMGATRGMIMRIFLMTGASIGIVGTGFGFVLGLAFCENIETIRQWLQKLTGTQLFSPEIYFLSKLPAVIDWNEVIAVVVMALGLSLLATLYPSWRAARLDPVEALRYE, encoded by the coding sequence ATGTTCTCCGCCTTCGAACGCATGATGGCGATGCGCTATCTGCGCGCGCGCCGCCGCGAAGGGTTCATCTCGGTCATCGCCGGCTTCTCGCTGTTGGGGATCGGGCTGGGCGTGGCGACCCTCATCATCGTCATGTCGGTGATGAACGGATTCCGCGAGGAGCTGTTGTCGCGGATCCTGGGCATCAACGGGCATGCCACCGTCATGGCGGCCAACGGTCCGATCCTGGATTATCAAGGCGTCGCCGACGCGATCCGCGGGATCCCCCAGATCGCCTCCGTGACGCCGATGATCGAGGGCCAGGTGATGATGACCGCGGGCGAGCAGGCGGCGGGCGCCTTGGTCCACGGCATGGACCTCGAGGACCTGCGCAAGCACAAGGTCATCGCCGACCATATCGTCGCCGGCACGCTCGACGATTTCCATGGCACCGACGTGATCGCGCTGGGCTCCCGGCTGGCCGCGCGCATGGGAGTCTCGGTGGGCGGTCAGGTGACGCTGGTCACGCCGCAGGGGCAGACCACGCTCATGGGCGCCATCCCCCGCATGAAGACCTACAAGGTCGTGGCCCTCTTCGATATCGGCATGTACGAATACGACAGCAGCTTCGCCTATGTGCCGATGGAAGCGGCGCAGCTCTATTTCAAGCTGCCGCAGGCGGTCAACGCGCTCGAGGTCATGGTGCAGAATCCCGACCGCATGTCGGCGCCGCTGCGCGAGCTCTATATCCGCCTGGGCTCGCCCTACCGGATCTACGACTGGCAGGGCGCCAATTCCAGCTTCTTCAATGCGGTCCAGGTCGAACGCAACGTGATGTTCATCATCCTGACCCTGATCATCATCGTCGCGGCCTTCAACATCATCTCGGGCCAGATCATGCTGGTGAAGGACAAGGGCCGTGCGATCGCGATCCTGCGCACCATGGGTGCCACGCGCGGCATGATCATGCGCATCTTCCTCATGACCGGCGCCAGCATCGGGATCGTCGGCACGGGCTTCGGCTTCGTGCTGGGCCTCGCCTTCTGCGAGAACATCGAGACCATCCGCCAGTGGCTGCAGAAGCTCACCGGCACCCAGCTCTTCTCGCCGGAGATCTATTTCCTTTCCAAGCTGCCGGCCGTGATCGACTGGAACGAGGTCATCGCCGTGGTCGTCATGGCGCTGGGCCTCTCGCTGCTGGCGACGCTCTATCCCTCCTGGCGCGCGGCCAGGCTCGATCCGGTCGAGGCGCTCCGCTATGAGTGA
- the proS gene encoding proline--tRNA ligase yields MRLTRYFLPTLKETPAEAQIVSHQLMLRAGMIRQASAGIYSWLPLGFRVLKRIEQIVREEQDLAGCQEVLMPTIQSADLWKKSGRYGDYGKEMLRITDRHDREMLYGPTNEELITDIFANEVRSYKELPKLLYHIQWKFRDEVRPRFGVMRGREFLMKDAYSFDIDYAAARRAYNKMFVSYLRTYARMGLKAIPMAADTGPIGGDLSHEFIILAETGESQVYCHKDLIERDVLALEVDFDSDLEPIVQSWTGVYAATDEKHDPVRYEAIPADRRAEARGIEVGHIFHFGTKYSEPLGAKVSGPNGEMTYVQMGSYGIGVSRLVGAIIEASHDDAGIIWPDSVAPFHVGLVNLKVTDPAAAKFCDEIYAKLRAAGIEVLYDDRDERAGAKFATMDLIGLPWQLVVGPRGLASGTVELKRRATGEKQELSLDSALSKLGL; encoded by the coding sequence ATGCGGCTGACGAGATATTTTCTGCCCACCCTCAAGGAAACGCCCGCCGAGGCGCAGATCGTCTCGCATCAGCTGATGCTGCGCGCCGGCATGATCCGCCAGGCCAGCGCCGGGATCTATTCGTGGCTCCCGCTGGGGTTCCGGGTGCTGAAGCGCATCGAGCAGATCGTCCGCGAGGAGCAGGACCTGGCCGGCTGCCAGGAGGTGCTGATGCCGACCATCCAGTCGGCCGACCTCTGGAAGAAGTCCGGGCGCTACGGGGATTACGGCAAGGAGATGCTGCGCATCACCGACCGCCACGATCGCGAGATGCTCTACGGCCCGACCAACGAGGAGCTGATCACCGACATCTTCGCGAACGAGGTGCGCAGCTACAAGGAGCTGCCCAAGCTGCTCTATCACATCCAGTGGAAGTTCCGCGACGAGGTGCGGCCCCGCTTCGGCGTGATGCGCGGACGCGAGTTCCTGATGAAGGACGCCTATTCCTTCGACATCGACTATGCGGCCGCGCGCCGGGCCTACAACAAGATGTTCGTGTCCTACCTGCGGACCTATGCGCGGATGGGGCTCAAGGCCATTCCGATGGCCGCCGACACCGGCCCCATCGGCGGCGATCTCAGCCACGAGTTCATCATCCTGGCCGAGACCGGCGAGAGCCAGGTCTATTGCCACAAGGACCTGATCGAGCGCGACGTGCTGGCGCTGGAGGTCGATTTCGACAGCGACCTCGAGCCGATCGTGCAGAGCTGGACCGGCGTCTATGCCGCGACCGACGAGAAGCACGATCCGGTGCGCTACGAGGCGATCCCGGCCGACCGCCGCGCCGAGGCGCGCGGCATCGAGGTCGGGCATATCTTCCATTTCGGCACGAAATATTCCGAGCCGCTCGGCGCCAAGGTCAGCGGGCCCAATGGCGAGATGACCTACGTCCAGATGGGTTCCTACGGCATCGGCGTCTCGCGCCTGGTGGGCGCCATCATCGAGGCCAGCCACGACGATGCCGGCATCATCTGGCCGGACAGCGTGGCGCCGTTCCATGTCGGGCTCGTGAACCTCAAGGTCACGGACCCGGCGGCGGCGAAGTTCTGCGACGAGATCTATGCCAAGCTGCGTGCCGCCGGGATCGAGGTGCTCTACGACGACCGCGACGAGCGGGCCGGTGCCAAGTTCGCGACCATGGACCTGATCGGCCTGCCCTGGCAGCTGGTGGTGGGCCCGCGCGGGCTCGCCAGCGGCACCGTCGAGCTCAAGCGGCGCGCCACCGGCGAGAAGCAGGAGCTGTCGCTCGATTCCGCGCTCTCCAAGCTCGGCCTCTGA
- a CDS encoding NCS2 family permease — protein MLEKLFDLTAHGTTVRREILAGVTTFLTMAYIIFVNPGILSEAGMDHGAVFVATCLAAAFGSAFMGLFANYPIALAPGMGLNAYFTYAVVKSMGYTWQIALGAVFLSGILFLILSILPVREYIINAIPKSLKMAISAGIGLFLAIIGLKEMGVVVADPATFVTLGPLTSWPVILGSLGFVLMAALDSRRVPGAIIIAILLVTAIGVALGVSPAQGVFSLPPSIAPTFLAMDIGGAFNLGLAAIVFTFLFVDLFDNTGTLIGVAHRAGLLDKEGKLPRIGKALIVDSSSAMVGAALGTSTTTSYIESASGVRAGGRTGLTAVVVAILFLAALFLSPLAGTVPAYATAPALIFVACIMTRGLTEVDWEDVTEYAPAVVTAIAMPLTFSIANGIALGFITYAAIKLVAGRWREIHPAVAILAIAFILKFALI, from the coding sequence ATGCTTGAAAAACTGTTCGACCTCACGGCGCACGGCACCACCGTGCGGCGCGAAATCCTGGCCGGCGTCACGACCTTCCTGACCATGGCTTATATCATTTTCGTCAATCCGGGGATCCTGTCCGAGGCGGGGATGGATCACGGCGCCGTCTTCGTCGCGACCTGCCTGGCCGCCGCCTTCGGCAGCGCCTTCATGGGCCTGTTCGCGAACTACCCGATCGCGCTGGCGCCCGGCATGGGCCTCAACGCCTACTTCACCTACGCCGTCGTCAAGAGCATGGGCTACACATGGCAGATCGCGCTAGGCGCTGTCTTCCTGTCGGGCATCCTGTTCCTGATCCTCAGCATCCTGCCGGTGCGCGAATACATCATCAACGCCATCCCCAAGAGCCTGAAGATGGCGATCTCGGCCGGCATCGGCCTCTTCCTCGCCATCATCGGCCTGAAGGAGATGGGCGTCGTCGTCGCGGACCCCGCGACCTTCGTGACCCTGGGGCCGCTGACCAGCTGGCCGGTGATCCTGGGCTCGCTCGGCTTCGTGCTGATGGCGGCGCTCGATTCCAGGCGCGTGCCGGGCGCCATCATCATCGCGATCCTGCTGGTGACGGCCATCGGGGTGGCGCTGGGCGTCAGCCCGGCGCAGGGCGTGTTCTCCCTGCCGCCCAGCATCGCGCCGACCTTCCTGGCGATGGATATCGGCGGCGCCTTCAATCTCGGCCTCGCCGCGATCGTCTTCACCTTCCTCTTCGTCGACCTGTTCGACAATACCGGCACCCTGATCGGCGTCGCGCATCGTGCCGGGCTCCTCGACAAGGAGGGCAAGCTGCCGCGCATCGGCAAGGCGCTGATCGTCGACAGCAGCTCGGCCATGGTGGGGGCGGCCCTCGGCACCTCGACCACGACCAGCTACATCGAGAGCGCGTCGGGCGTGCGCGCCGGCGGCCGCACCGGATTGACCGCGGTCGTGGTGGCGATCCTGTTCCTGGCCGCCCTCTTCCTCTCGCCGCTGGCGGGAACGGTCCCCGCCTATGCCACGGCGCCGGCGCTGATCTTCGTCGCCTGCATCATGACCCGCGGCCTGACGGAGGTGGATTGGGAGGATGTCACCGAGTATGCGCCCGCGGTGGTGACCGCGATCGCCATGCCGCTGACCTTCTCGATCGCGAACGGCATCGCCTTGGGCTTCATCACCTATGCGGCGATCAAGCTGGTGGCGGGCCGCTGGCGCGAGATCCATCCGGCGGTCGCAATCCTGGCGATTGCCTTCATCTTGAAGTTCGCGCTGATCTGA
- a CDS encoding DUF2336 domain-containing protein, whose amino-acid sequence MNAAPARDALPDPAAYEREKNRAANADPAVRRELAREPTVRPEILYYLASDSAAAVRREIATNPRTPIQADLLLLEDPDEQVRADLARKVARLLPDLGPDAQARVRDRIVEMVRVLARDEVARIRAIVAEALKSADNAPLDVIQALARDVEIGVCTPVLRFSPLLSDEDLLAIIAAPPVKGATQAIAQREGLGSALSDAIADVGDEAAITALLANPSAQIRDETLDQLVDRAPAHPRWHPPLVDRPALPARIVARIAVFVAATLLWRLDQRQDLDPAARDAVAAAVQQRLAEPDVAAAVGKKESAEDRAKRLQQQGKLDEASVAAALDNGDRAFAIAALGLLSGLGSALVGKILSARGAKGVVALAWKAGMSPRFATQIQLRLAGIPPKQMLQTRGAAGWPMNPDEMAWHLDFFGG is encoded by the coding sequence ATGAACGCCGCCCCCGCCCGAGACGCGCTTCCCGATCCCGCCGCCTATGAGCGGGAGAAGAACCGCGCGGCCAATGCCGATCCGGCCGTGCGGCGCGAGCTGGCGCGCGAGCCGACGGTGCGGCCCGAGATCCTCTATTACCTGGCGAGCGACAGCGCCGCCGCCGTGCGCCGCGAGATCGCCACCAACCCGAGAACGCCGATCCAGGCCGACCTGCTGCTGCTCGAGGATCCCGACGAGCAGGTCCGGGCCGATCTGGCGCGGAAGGTGGCGCGTCTCCTGCCCGACCTCGGGCCGGACGCGCAGGCCCGCGTCCGGGACCGCATCGTCGAGATGGTGCGGGTGCTTGCGCGCGACGAGGTCGCCCGCATCCGCGCCATCGTCGCCGAGGCCCTGAAGAGCGCCGACAACGCGCCGCTGGACGTGATCCAGGCCCTGGCCCGCGATGTCGAGATCGGCGTCTGCACGCCGGTGCTGCGCTTCTCTCCCCTGCTGTCGGACGAGGATCTCCTGGCGATCATCGCCGCGCCGCCGGTCAAGGGCGCAACGCAGGCGATCGCGCAGCGCGAGGGACTCGGCAGCGCCCTGTCGGATGCGATCGCCGATGTCGGCGACGAGGCGGCGATCACCGCGCTCCTGGCCAACCCCTCGGCGCAGATCCGCGACGAGACGCTCGATCAGCTGGTCGACCGGGCGCCCGCCCATCCCCGCTGGCATCCGCCCCTGGTCGACCGCCCCGCCCTTCCCGCCCGGATCGTCGCCCGCATCGCCGTCTTCGTGGCGGCGACGTTGTTGTGGCGCCTCGACCAGCGCCAGGACCTCGATCCGGCCGCGCGCGATGCGGTGGCGGCCGCGGTCCAGCAGCGGCTTGCCGAACCCGACGTGGCGGCGGCGGTGGGGAAGAAGGAAAGCGCCGAGGACCGCGCGAAGAGGCTCCAGCAGCAGGGCAAGCTCGACGAGGCGAGCGTCGCGGCGGCGCTCGACAATGGCGACCGCGCCTTCGCGATCGCGGCGCTGGGGCTGTTGAGCGGGCTTGGCAGCGCGCTTGTCGGCAAGATCCTCTCGGCTCGCGGCGCCAAGGGCGTCGTGGCCCTGGCCTGGAAGGCGGGCATGAGCCCGCGCTTCGCGACCCAGATCCAGCTGCGGCTGGCCGGCATCCCGCCCAAGCAGATGCTGCAGACCCGGGGCGCCGCGGGCTGGCCGATGAACCCGGACGAGATGGCCTGGCATCTCGACTTCTTCGGCGGCTGA
- a CDS encoding DNA-3-methyladenine glycosylase I, with amino-acid sequence MSSYCDVAPGHPFHGPYHESEYGFPSKDETILFERLVLEINQAGLSWLTILKKREAFKAAYAGFDVDRVAAFKARDKARLLKDAGIIRNRLKIEAAIENAQRIQALRESHGSFAGWLDAHHPLSKEEWVKLFKKTFRFTGGEIVGEFLMSLGYLPGAHRDDCPVHKRIVKLKPAWARKA; translated from the coding sequence ATGAGCAGCTATTGCGACGTCGCCCCCGGCCATCCGTTCCACGGCCCCTATCACGAGAGCGAATACGGCTTCCCCAGCAAGGACGAGACCATCCTGTTCGAGCGGCTCGTGCTGGAGATCAATCAGGCCGGCCTGTCCTGGCTGACGATCCTGAAGAAGCGCGAGGCCTTCAAGGCGGCCTATGCGGGCTTCGATGTCGACAGGGTCGCCGCCTTCAAGGCGCGCGACAAGGCGCGGCTGCTCAAGGATGCCGGCATCATCCGCAACCGGCTCAAGATCGAGGCGGCGATCGAGAATGCGCAGCGGATCCAGGCGCTGCGCGAAAGCCACGGCTCCTTCGCCGGGTGGCTCGATGCGCACCATCCGCTGAGCAAGGAAGAATGGGTCAAGCTCTTCAAGAAGACCTTCCGCTTCACCGGCGGCGAGATCGTGGGCGAATTCCTGATGAGCCTGGGCTATCTGCCCGGCGCGCACCGGGACGACTGCCCGGTCCATAAGCGGATCGTGAAGCTCAAGCCGGCCTGGGCGCGCAAGGCCTGA
- a CDS encoding DUF1467 family protein encodes MSPVTGIVVYLIIWWTVLFAVLPWGVHVSEKTEPGHADSAPARPLLVKKAIVTTLISAVIWIGFYFLQRSNLISFRAG; translated from the coding sequence ATGAGCCCCGTCACCGGCATCGTCGTCTATCTGATCATCTGGTGGACGGTGCTCTTTGCCGTACTGCCCTGGGGCGTCCATGTGTCGGAGAAGACCGAACCGGGCCATGCCGACAGCGCGCCGGCGCGCCCGCTGCTGGTGAAGAAGGCCATCGTCACCACGCTGATCTCGGCCGTGATCTGGATCGGTTTCTATTTCCTGCAGCGCTCCAACCTGATTTCGTTCCGGGCCGGCTGA
- the mce gene encoding methylmalonyl-CoA epimerase: MIGRLNHVAIAVPDLEAAAKTYRDTLGAKVSPPQPEPAHGVTVVFVELPNTKIELLHPLGDASPIASFLERNPSGGMHHLCFEVEDILAARDRLKAQGARVLGDGNPKIGAHGKPVLFLHPKDFVGTLIELEQV; the protein is encoded by the coding sequence GTGATCGGACGCCTCAACCATGTGGCGATCGCCGTCCCCGACCTGGAGGCGGCCGCCAAGACCTACCGGGATACGCTGGGCGCGAAGGTGTCGCCGCCCCAGCCCGAGCCCGCGCACGGCGTCACCGTCGTGTTCGTGGAGCTGCCCAACACCAAGATCGAGCTGCTGCACCCGCTGGGCGACGCCTCGCCGATCGCTTCCTTCCTGGAGCGCAACCCCTCGGGCGGCATGCACCATCTGTGCTTCGAGGTGGAGGACATCCTCGCCGCCCGCGACCGGCTCAAGGCGCAGGGCGCGCGGGTGCTGGGCGACGGCAACCCCAAGATCGGCGCCCATGGCAAGCCGGTGCTGTTCCTCCATCCCAAGGATTTCGTCGGCACGCTGATCGAGTTGGAGCAGGTATGA
- a CDS encoding ribonuclease J gives MIEPPGADELLFLPLGGAGEIGMNLTLYGHAGQWLMVDLGVTFGDDATPGIEVIMPDPSFIEDNRDRLSGLVLTHAHEDHIGAVPYLWPDLGCPIYATPFTASVLRRKLVESGIEEEAEIVEVPLSGRFKVGPFDLEFITLTHSIPEPNAVAIRTPCGTVLHTGDWKLDPDPLVGEVTDEAALKKLGAEGVLAMVCDSTNALVPGHSGSESLVRANLTEMMGRFQGRIAVACFASNVARLESVARAAAHHDRHAALVGRSLWRINKAARETGYLADLPEFVSEHDAGFLPRDKVVLLCTGSQGEPRSALARIARGEHPAVMLEAGDAVLFSSRVIPGNDRAIGRLQNDLAKLGVEIVTERDNAIHVSGHPARDELIAMYQWVRPQIAVPVHGEYRHLAAHARLAEDCQVPQSVLSTNGDVIRLAPGPARKIGEVPSGRLGLDGKVLMSLDGEAMRLRHRMLHNGTAVATLVLDETGLLAAEPQIAIQGLLEPDEMGEAREDAADAVRTALVKLRPADRKSDATVKEAARLAIRKTLQNLHGKKPLTEVHLVRL, from the coding sequence ATGATCGAGCCACCCGGCGCCGACGAGCTCCTGTTCCTGCCCTTGGGCGGGGCTGGCGAGATCGGCATGAACCTCACCCTCTATGGTCATGCCGGCCAATGGCTCATGGTCGATCTCGGCGTCACCTTCGGCGACGACGCGACGCCGGGGATCGAGGTGATCATGCCCGATCCCAGCTTCATCGAGGACAATCGCGACCGGCTTTCGGGACTGGTCCTTACCCATGCGCATGAAGACCATATCGGCGCCGTGCCCTATCTCTGGCCCGATCTCGGCTGCCCGATCTATGCGACGCCCTTCACGGCGTCGGTCCTGCGCCGCAAGCTGGTGGAGTCCGGGATCGAGGAGGAGGCCGAGATCGTCGAGGTTCCGCTCTCCGGCCGGTTCAAGGTGGGGCCGTTCGATCTCGAATTCATCACGCTGACCCATTCCATCCCCGAGCCCAACGCCGTCGCGATCCGCACGCCCTGCGGCACGGTGCTCCACACCGGCGACTGGAAGCTCGATCCCGACCCGCTGGTGGGCGAGGTCACCGACGAGGCGGCGCTCAAGAAGCTGGGGGCGGAAGGCGTGCTGGCGATGGTGTGCGATTCCACCAACGCGCTCGTGCCGGGCCATTCGGGCTCGGAATCGCTGGTCCGGGCCAACCTGACCGAGATGATGGGGCGGTTCCAGGGGCGGATCGCGGTCGCCTGCTTCGCCTCCAACGTGGCGCGGCTCGAGAGCGTCGCCCGGGCCGCGGCCCATCACGACCGCCATGCGGCGCTGGTCGGCCGCTCGCTCTGGCGCATCAACAAGGCGGCACGCGAGACGGGCTATCTGGCCGACCTGCCCGAATTCGTCAGCGAACACGATGCGGGGTTCCTGCCGCGCGACAAGGTGGTACTGCTCTGCACGGGCAGCCAGGGCGAGCCGCGGTCGGCCCTGGCCCGCATCGCCCGAGGCGAGCATCCGGCGGTCATGCTCGAGGCCGGCGACGCCGTGCTCTTCTCCTCGCGGGTCATTCCCGGCAACGACCGCGCGATCGGCCGGCTGCAGAACGATCTCGCCAAGCTCGGCGTCGAGATCGTGACCGAGCGCGACAATGCCATCCATGTCTCGGGCCACCCGGCCCGCGACGAGCTCATCGCCATGTATCAATGGGTGCGCCCGCAGATCGCCGTGCCGGTCCATGGCGAGTACCGGCATCTCGCGGCCCATGCGCGCCTGGCGGAGGACTGTCAGGTGCCGCAATCCGTGCTCTCGACCAACGGCGACGTGATCCGCCTGGCACCCGGTCCGGCCCGCAAGATCGGGGAGGTGCCTTCCGGCCGGCTGGGCCTCGACGGCAAGGTGCTGATGTCGCTCGACGGCGAGGCCATGCGGCTGCGCCACCGCATGCTCCATAACGGCACCGCGGTCGCGACCCTGGTGCTGGACGAGACCGGGCTCCTGGCCGCCGAGCCCCAGATCGCGATCCAGGGGCTGCTGGAGCCCGACGAGATGGGGGAGGCCCGGGAGGATGCCGCCGATGCCGTGCGCACCGCCCTGGTCAAGCTCCGGCCTGCCGATCGGAAGAGCGATGCGACCGTCAAGGAGGCGGCCCGGCTTGCCATCCGCAAGACCTTGCAGAATCTCCATGGAAAGAAGCCGCTGACCGAGGTTCATCTGGTGCGGCTCTAG